Proteins co-encoded in one Malus sylvestris chromosome 7, drMalSylv7.2, whole genome shotgun sequence genomic window:
- the LOC126627897 gene encoding rust resistance kinase Lr10-like, whose amino-acid sequence MGHIHHINVAHLVGFCADGFVRALVYELFPNGSLQDFISSADIKNSFLGWDKLQDIALGIAKGIEYLHQGCDQRILHFDIKPHNVLLDQNFTPKISDFGLAKLCSKDQSMVSITTARGTMGYIAPEVLSRNFGNVSYKADIYSFEMMLLEMVGGMKNIGSTTENTTNEIYYPQWIYNLLKEEDDLRIHIGEEGDGKIPRKLAIIGLWCIM is encoded by the coding sequence ATGGGTCATATCCACCACATCAACGTGGCTCACTTGGTTGGATTTTGTGCTGATGGATTTGTACGAGCTCTTGTTTACGAGTTATTCCCCAATGGTTCCCTGCAAGATTTCATTTCATCTGCAGATATTAAGAATTCCTTCCTTGGTTGGGATAAGCTGCAAGATATTGCCCTAGGCATAGCCAAAGGAATTGaatatcttcaccaaggatgtgatCAACGAATCCTCCATTTCGATATCAAACCCCATAATGTTTTGCTAGACCAAAACTTCACTCCAAAAATTTCTGATTTTGGTTTGGCCAAGTTATGCTCTAAGGATCAAAGCATGGTGTCTATCACTACAGCTAGGGGGACCATGGGCTACATTGCACCTGAAGTGTTATCCAGGAATTTCGGAAATGTGTCTTACAAGGCAGATATCTATAGCTTTGAAATGATGCTGCTTGAGATGGTAGGAGGAATGAAGAATATTGGTTCAACCACAGAGAACACCACAAATGAAATTTACTATCCCCAATGGATTTATAATCTTTTAAAGGAAGAGGATGACCTACGAATCCATATTGGGGAAGAAGGAGATGGTAAAATTCCTAGGAAACTTGCAATTATAGGGCTATGGTGTATTATGTGA